The nucleotide window GCGGACTGCATCGTAGTGGTATCGGAGCCCCAGCCATGGTGCACTCTGCGCTAGCGCCTCACTCTCCCTTTCTGCGCTTACAATGAATGCATCCATGCCCTTTACCAACTTCTCTCTGTCACCTCTTaactctctttttccccttctgccccactgtcgctctctccctctgatTTGCTAtcatttttctctccccgccTCGGCGGAGTGGTTCCATCGCTGCGCGTTCGCTAtcaccctctccttcccccccttaCCTGTCTGGTCCTTTCACAACTGCCATCATCACCTGCAGTGCGAAAAGAGAACATCAAGGACGATGTCCTGCCCTCGTGTTCAGTACCGCCGTCGCATGCACTATGCCACTCGCGGCAACCGCATGAAGATGGTCCGCACCCCGGGCAACAAACTCGTGATGCAGAAGCGTGCAAAGCGCTCGCAGGGTATCCACACCCCGTGGGTGCTCGGCCACAAGCGCCTCGGTGGCACcaaggcgctgcgccacatcGACGCCCGCCTTGCCTCCCGCCACGAGAAGAGTGTGTCCCGCGCGTACGGTGGTGTGCTGAGCCATGCCCAGGTCCGCGACCGCATCGTGCGCGCCTTCCTCGTTGAGGAGCAGCGTATCGTCAAGCAGGCGCTGAAGGAGCACAAGAAGATGAAGCTCTCGCATAGGCGCGCCCtcaacaagaagaagagcaagcaGTCGAAGAAGGAGGCCATAGCGAAGAAGATCTCCACCAAGAGGGTTgccaagaagaaggcgccggcggcgaagaAAGCCGCCCCGACGCGCCAGCCGGTTGGCTCTAAGCTGGCGAAGAAGTAAGTAGGGGTGATGGAAGCTGTCGAAACGCCGCCTCTCTGCTTCATTCGCACTGTTggccgcgcgtgtgcgtgcgatGTCGTTTTCAGCTCGTTCACTaattatttttttttttcccctttcgccGTTTCGTGTGTTTATTTTTGATTTGGAGCAAATACAACCGAAAGCAAGTGAGCGACGAGGGGAATAGCCCACAtctgctggagctgcggGCTGGTCGTGTCGCATCAGGCACGGCTGGCTGAATACGTGTGAGTGCCCATTGCCTTCCCATCGCGGTGATTCTCTCTTTTGTGCTTTGAGAGATGAGCCTCCGTGCAGGTGGGGAGACAAGAATGAGGTGCCACACGAGATCCTCGATTACTGCGGGTCTCCCTTCCTGTCTCGTGGCGGCCATGTGTCGTGTGTGCTAGATCCTCTCGCAAGCGCTTCACACATCATGCCCCATGGCATGGCGCGCACATCTTTTTCCTTCACATGTGTAAGCTAACGTAAGCGGCACTTCTGCTTTATGATTCCCTCCAACGCCGCGCGCTCAACTTTGACTGTGCACTACGTTTTTTTggtttcctcctccgcttgaATCCTCCTCACATGCCTGTCAACACAACACGCCATTGCCTCCTCCCGATCATGTGCACGCCGCTCACGCGTCAACCTCTTCGCCGCCAACTCAACACCCCGACACAAGCTCAAAGGTCCTCTGATTGCTTCACCATGGGCTTCTTCGATGCTGACCTCAGCTACCCCACCGTGCGCACGGAGCGCATGAAGCACAagcgccgtcgccttgtGCAGGGCCCAAACTCGTACTTCATGGACGTGAGCTGCCCGCGCTGTCGCCAAGTGACCGTGGTGTACAGTCACGCCACCACGGCGGTGGAGTGCAAGGGATGCTCCAAAAAGCTCTGCCGCCCCACTGGTGGTAAGGCGCTGCTCGTGGAGGGCTGCGGGTACCGCCGCAAGCCGGATCACTAATACCTTTAAGCAGAGGCCATGCATGCGCCACTCACTGTACCAATggtgcctcctccctcggACCGCATCTGCTCGGTGTGTCGCTGATTTCGTGATTTGTCTCGTTTCGTTTTGAAAGAAAAAATTGTACAAACATCACCACAAAGTCAATCAACCACCTTCCTACCCGATGGTTACAAGACGGTGGAGTGTTGGTGTCGCTCACAACGACTGCCtcagagatggaggaggaggagcagtgCTGTGGAAGACAaggtagggggagggaggggcatgAGGGTCACGGGGGCATATGCTGGTgtctcttcctcacctcGTCTCCTTGCCTACCTCTTCTCCCACCAAGGTATGGAAGGGGGGTGGCGGGGGTGACGAGTAGCTGAAGACTCACTGACCTCCATGCGCGTGCACCGCCTTGCCCACCAACTCCATCTCCCTCTGCTCCCTTCAACCCGTTTGTCTCCCCTTTCTATTGATTACCAACCAAACACGATCATCATCTACATCTTTTCTCCCCATAATGCTCGCCttctttttcgctctctAATGTGCCACCTCATTTTCTCCACCACACAAAACTCCGCGCCCAACTACGCAAATAAAACGCACAACAACGTCGGTAGGCTTTTCAAAGCTTTTGTTGTGAGCACGACCATGTCCAAGATCTCCCCGCAGGCTCTGTCGGAGGCCATTCAGGCCGTCCTGAAGGTGGACAAGGAGCGCAAGTTCAAAGAGAGCATTGATCTCCAGGTCAACCTGAAGAACTACGACCCCCAGAAGGATAAGCGTTTCTCTGGCTCCCTGAAGCTGCCGAACGTGTGCCGCCCGCGCATGACGGTGTGCCTGCTGTGCGACCTTGTGCACGAGGACATCGCCAAGAAGGAGGGTGTGCCGACCATGAACCAGGAGGAGCTCAAGAAGCTCAACAAGAACAAGAAGCTGGTGAAGAAGATGTGCAACCAGTACGACGCCTTCCTGTGCTCGGAGTCGATCATCAAGACCGTGCCGCGTCTGGTGGGGCCGCACATGCACCGTATGGGCAAGTTCCCGACGGTGTGCTCGCCCAGCGAGTCGCTCACAGAGAAGGTCGTGGAGCTGCGCTCGACCGTGAAGTTCCAGCTGAAGAAAGTGCTGTGCCTTGGCACCTGCATTGGCCACATTGAGATGAACgaggagcagctccgccagaACGTCATGATGGCGATCAACTTCCTTGTGTCGCTCCTGAAGAAGAACTGGCAGAACCTGAAGTCGGCGTACATCAAGTCGACCATGGGCAGGCCGCAGCGCATCTATTAGGCACTGTTGAAGTTCCCCTCTCGACTCACTGGTATGCTTGtgtcttgtgtgtgcgttttgGAAGAGTCGCTTCTGTGAGCTGTTcgtgtctgtgcgtatgTGATGGCGGCTCGTACCACCACCCACTGCCGCCTCACGCGcacccttcccttctccatTGCGCTTGCAGGTGCACCACTCAAACGGCCTTTGTTTTgatttcttctttcctctaATTTCTTTACTTGTCATTCAAACGAAAAGTCAGCGAgcgcgaaagagaaagggagggccCGACGGGTTCTGTGGAGCAGCAATGGGCAAAGGTTGTTTGTCCAGGAGGTGAGTGGAACatgagggaagggggacgCGTATGAGAGAACGGAGGAGAGTAGTGAGGTCGTGAGTCTTTCCGGTTCTTTTCTGTCCCTTCCTCCTTGTCTCATGGTCCCTCCTTCGCGTCTACCCACGTCCATGGCCTGCGAGGGGAGTCTGTGTGCGGTCCCGCTGCTCTTGTcgcaccgccgcggctcCATCCCACGTGCGTGATCCCGTTATAGCAGCAAGGCACTTCCTCCCTGTTCTCTCCCTGTTGGAAGGATTGTCAGTCTGCACGCCGTCACATTCCAGCATCCAGAgtttgtgtctctctgtgtgtgtgtgtcggttGCCACGAGGTGGGTGTACAGCTACTGAAGGGCGCGAGTGGTGAAAATGATTTCACCAACAAACTGTACTACGGATGTGCGTCGGCGCTTGGTTTTCAcgttctctccttctcaTCCCACTTCTGCAcctttcttcctctgtactacacacccacccactcggTGCATTGTCTGTGCCACACTCACTCTCGTCCACCTCAATGCTGCTCGATCTCTTCCTTTGTTTTTATTCGTTGACCGCCTACCTCACCACTACCATCACGTGCGTCTCTTCGTTACCGAAACAAGGAAGCAACCCACAACTCTCCCCGTAGCTTCAATCAACTCACAACAAAATGCCGATCACGCAGGAACAGCTGAAGCGCCGTGCCGAGATGGTGCGCACCGGTGGCAAAGG belongs to Leishmania braziliensis MHOM/BR/75/M2904 complete genome, chromosome 36 and includes:
- a CDS encoding putative 60S ribosomal protein L34; amino-acid sequence: MSCPRVQYRRRMHYATRGNRMKMVRTPGNKLVMQKRAKRSQGIHTPWVLGHKRLGGTKALRHIDARLASRHEKSVSRAYGGVLSHAQVRDRIVRAFLVEEQRIVKQALKEHKKMKLSHRRALNKKKSKQSKKEAIAKKISTKRVAKKKAPAAKKAAPTRQPVGSKLAKK
- a CDS encoding putative 40S ribosomal protein S27-1, with amino-acid sequence MGFFDADLSYPTVRTERMKHKRRRLVQGPNSYFMDVSCPRCRQVTVVYSHATTAVECKGCSKKLCRPTGGKALLVEGCGYRRKPDH
- a CDS encoding putative 60S ribosomal protein L10a — translated: MSKISPQALSEAIQAVLKVDKERKFKESIDLQVNLKNYDPQKDKRFSGSLKLPNVCRPRMTVCLLCDLVHEDIAKKEGVPTMNQEELKKLNKNKKLVKKMCNQYDAFLCSESIIKTVPRLVGPHMHRMGKFPTVCSPSESLTEKVVELRSTVKFQLKKVLCLGTCIGHIEMNEEQLRQNVMMAINFLVSLLKKNWQNLKSAYIKSTMGRPQRIY